In Planctomycetota bacterium, a genomic segment contains:
- a CDS encoding site-2 protease family protein, whose product MDIIWLVLSFTILGFSAIIHECAHGWVAYKLGDNTAYYQGRITLNPLKHIDPFMTIILPVVLFFTSGFVFGGAKPVPINPYNFRDSEKGMMLSSLAGPFSNLLLAIIGFCFFLGFAFLANRTTFNHSLLEFNITLFYLFIYINILLALFNIIPIPPLDGSRILRYFLPWDMKASLDRIEPFGFIIIMVLVVTGGFSFLNLLMAKLNYFLISFIR is encoded by the coding sequence ATGGATATAATCTGGCTGGTATTGTCGTTTACCATACTGGGCTTTTCAGCGATTATCCACGAATGTGCCCATGGATGGGTCGCTTATAAATTGGGGGATAATACGGCTTACTATCAAGGGCGTATAACACTTAACCCCCTAAAACACATTGATCCGTTTATGACTATCATATTGCCGGTGGTTCTGTTTTTTACCAGCGGGTTTGTTTTCGGGGGCGCGAAACCGGTGCCGATAAACCCGTATAATTTCCGTGATTCGGAAAAAGGCATGATGCTAAGCAGTTTAGCCGGCCCTTTTTCCAATTTGCTCCTGGCAATTATAGGATTTTGTTTCTTTTTAGGGTTTGCTTTTCTGGCAAACAGGACCACGTTTAACCATAGTTTGTTGGAATTCAATATAACGTTGTTTTATTTGTTTATATACATCAATATCCTTTTGGCTTTGTTTAACATTATTCCTATTCCTCCGCTGGATGGGTCGAGGATACTGCGTTATTTTCTTCCGTGGGATATGAAAGCATCATTGGATAGGATAGAACCGTTTGGCTTCATAATTATTATGGTTTTGGTTGTGACCGGCGGATTTTCTTTTCTGAATTTATTGATGGCAAAGCTGAATTATTTTTTAATAAGCTTTATTAGGTAG
- a CDS encoding KpsF/GutQ family sugar-phosphate isomerase produces MDIKYARSILLSETKAIQSLSGRINASFKKAIGMLLSCKGRVVVTGMGKTGIIGEKISATLASTGTPSLFLHPAEAYHGDLGRLAKNDIVLLLSNSGETEEVVKLLPAVKKIGAVVIAMTGSAKSTIGKLSDVVLETGKIKEACPWDIVPTASTTAMLALGDALALTVFKHRKFTKEQFALYHPGGELGRRLLKVKEVMRSGKFNPVIKEDRPVKDALVIITQKRAGAVNIVNKSGKLTGIFTDGDLRRHIEKSPDILTHPVKSIMTANPLTTTASSLAVEALRILKEKKIDELPVVDDKKHPVGMLDVQDLLDVGLV; encoded by the coding sequence ATGGATATTAAATACGCCAGGAGTATTTTGTTGTCTGAAACAAAGGCAATCCAATCCCTTTCCGGGCGGATAAATGCCTCTTTCAAGAAGGCAATCGGGATGCTCCTTTCCTGCAAGGGCAGGGTGGTCGTGACCGGAATGGGCAAGACCGGAATCATCGGGGAAAAGATTTCCGCGACGCTCGCTTCCACCGGCACACCTTCGCTCTTCCTCCATCCGGCTGAGGCATACCACGGCGACCTGGGCAGGCTCGCCAAAAACGATATCGTCCTTTTATTATCCAACAGCGGCGAGACCGAAGAGGTCGTAAAATTGCTGCCCGCGGTAAAGAAAATCGGCGCGGTGGTCATCGCCATGACAGGCTCGGCTAAATCGACCATCGGCAAATTGAGCGACGTCGTCCTGGAAACGGGCAAGATAAAGGAAGCCTGCCCCTGGGATATCGTCCCGACGGCATCGACCACTGCCATGCTCGCCTTAGGCGACGCCCTGGCTTTGACGGTCTTTAAACACCGCAAATTCACCAAGGAACAATTCGCTTTATACCATCCGGGCGGGGAGCTCGGCAGGAGGCTGCTCAAAGTAAAGGAAGTCATGCGTTCCGGCAAATTCAACCCGGTCATCAAAGAAGACCGCCCGGTAAAAGACGCGCTGGTCATCATCACCCAGAAACGCGCCGGCGCGGTGAATATCGTAAATAAATCCGGCAAACTCACCGGCATTTTCACGGACGGCGACCTGAGGCGCCATATAGAAAAAAGCCCTGATATACTGACACACCCCGTAAAATCCATCATGACGGCAAACCCGTTGACAACTACCGCCAGCTCACTGGCAGTGGAGGCATTACGCATCCTTAAAGAAAAGAAGATAGACGAACTGCCCGTGGTTGACGATAAAAAACATCCGGTCGGAATGCTGGATGTCCAGGACTTATTGGATGTAGGAT